The sequence tttctgccttctgaactatgtccctctgcaaaccaccgttccaaatctatactgctttgggaagattcaggatccggaTCAGGCGGAGGCTCCCACTGTTCCTCCTCAGTGCatccctcctcagcacggtccccgACACTCAGATAAGCATAGAGGGAATACATTGACTTATGGCTTGTGCACAGGGTAAGCTTCCTGATCTGAAAGCCATTTCATAACCTGTTTCCTACTCATTATTTCACACTGTTTTATGAAATAGAGGGTCCACTCCTCCAAAGCTTCCAATCTCCCCAGGTTTGTGTAATGTTCTGCCATGTTGCTGTCTGATAAAGGTATGGATATGGGTGATTAAAGCAAATGATTTTTATTTCCACATgcattagaaacacacacacactcctgtacCCTTGAGCTTTCAGGGGTCAGACATGGGACAAATGCATATGCAGGGAATCAACATGGTAATTAACAATTAGCAAAGACTCTTTTAAACATTTCTTCTTGATTCAGTTTTAGAACTGGAAGCTTCTAAAGAAATCAAACATTTTCAGTGAAGGTGTAGGAGATGACATAAATTTTTTTATCTGGGCCTTGAAAATCCTATGATACAATGATGCTTTCATCAAAGTGCACAGGCTTCCCATTCTGATTACAGGCAATGACGATGTATCTGAAGGATTTGTTATCAGAGTACTTGCAAGGTGGGCAAGTTGAGCCGCCTTTGAGCTTGCAGGTGGTGACAGTGAAGGGGCGGAGACTGATCCTCAGCCCGTTTCCATAATCCTTCCCTCCAGATGCAGTGCACACAGCTATGATGTTATTCTTGGTGTTGTGGATGAAGGTGTTCACTTCCTTGCATGCTGGTTTGTCCAGCCCGCGTCTTTTCATCATGACATCACAATACTGCTTTCCAACGTTGCTCTTGGGATTATCGTAGTGCTGCCTTAGGAACTTCTCATAGGGGGTTTCACAATAGGCTCCCAGTGCCAGAACAGACACCAGAAAGGTGAGGAGCACAAGGCCAGATCCCTTGAAAGGCATCATCGTGGGCGACCGCCGCCTGAAAGAGATGTCTGGAAAAAAGTAAAGTGGATGTATAAATGGTTTCTTTCAGGCTGCTTTGTGAACGGCTTGGAGTTCAAACGaatactgtacagtcataccttggatccaaaacgccctggaacttggaagttttgactcctgaatgccacaaacccagaagtgactgttccggtttgcaaacgttctttggaacccgaacatccaacggggcttctgtggcttccgctTGGCTACAGGACCTTCCTGCACCCagtcagaagccgtgctttggtttctgaacattttggaagtcaaacagacttccggaatggattccgttcaactctcaatgtatgactgtacagtggtacctcgggttacagatgcttcaggttacagactccactaacccagaaatagtaccttgggtaaagaactttgcttcaggatgagaacagaagttgcagagtggcggtgcggcagcagcggcagtgggagatcccattagctaaagtggtacctcaagttaagaacagtttcaggttaaaaatggacctctggaatgaattatgttcttaacccgaggtaccactgtatatcctttcaAATTCtcatctgcaaatgttttggtGGATGTTGGCTAGTCATGATCACATGTCTGTGTGAATATTGACACTTGCCAGTCAGTACATGATAAACAACAATATGTTGAGTCAGCATTTCACAGTATGTGACCACTGTCATGCAACAACAGTCTACGGAGGACAGTATCCACACAATGTATTTTATAGAGCATGACCACTCCATTTGTGTACACCCTTCACAAGTGGGTAGAATTTTCGCTATTATTATGTTTTTGACAACGGGACAAATTTCAAGTGCAGGCGGTGAAATAATTAACATCATCCACCTTACGGATGTTGGCTACTGTATTAATTAGCCACTATGCCTCTGGCATTATGCTACATAAGACAAGAAGCTTAGATCATTGTTGAGGGTCAGGGAGATGAGGCCAAGAGATATTTGTATAAACCGTGTAAGTTTCTTGCTGAAGCGAGATCTGAGCAAGGGACGGAATGAATCTGAGCTCCACCTCTGACCCTAAACCATAAGGAGGGGATACAGATATAGCAGATTTGAAGTAGGGTGACGAAAAAGAGGGTCTCTTGATTCTATCCTCCTCTGGCCAGAGACAGAGAAAATATACATCTATCACCATTTACAAGGGATAGTCCTCATGATATGCAAATTCCTGTGCTTagtatttcatttgcattttagggggggggaatgtatgtGTTAGAGATTTTGTGGGGGTGAAATAATGCCTTGGGCGGGGGTGTTTTCTGAAGTTGCCATATTCAGGATTGGGTGCTCCC comes from Podarcis raffonei isolate rPodRaf1 chromosome 13, rPodRaf1.pri, whole genome shotgun sequence and encodes:
- the LOC128400062 gene encoding angiogenin-like, yielding MMPFKGSGLVLLTFLVSVLALGAYCETPYEKFLRQHYDNPKSNVGKQYCDVMMKRRGLDKPACKEVNTFIHNTKNNIIAVCTASGGKDYGNGLRISLRPFTVTTCKLKGGSTCPPCKYSDNKSFRYIVIACNQNGKPVHFDESIIVS